A region of Vibrio tubiashii ATCC 19109 DNA encodes the following proteins:
- the mrdA gene encoding penicillin-binding protein 2 yields the protein MNFHHQSKAIRNHDQEAKLFRNRAIVAFVAMVALLGVLIANLYRLEVKQVDYYKTRANDNRIQVLPIAPTRGLIYDRNGKILANNFPVYVLQMIPEKVEDLNASLDKLGQLVSLSDAQREKIYSHHGKRFKPVIVKNGLTEQEVARFSVHQYELPGFSIDVEMKRDYPYGEILTHVLGYVAHINDRDLKQLDESGELANYRATKTIGKLGIEKYYEHLLHGQQGYQEVEVNSRGRIIRTIEYVPPVSGQDLVLNIDIDLQKFVFDKLAHREGSAVVLDPRDNSVLAMASSPSYDPNLFVEGISSKAYSKLLNDPFHPLVNRATLGVYPPASTVKPFMAVAGLSEDIIEPDTVRNDHGAWRIPGTTRQTKVWRDWKRWGHGPVNVTLAIEESVDSFFYHIAYELGIDRISDWMNMFGFGRLTGIDIPEETRANMPTREWKESRYRQPWYKGDTVPIGIGQGYWTATPLQIAKATSVLVNHGQVIAPHLLRATLAHGTPFSEEKPKSTKVDDQIKGVSDKTWDIAMNAMRLVNSGSRGSGRRAFRGADYCSGGKSGTAQVFGLKKDQVYNSKELSYDLLDHGLFTAFAPCDQPRYVATVVIEHGNGGSKVGAPFVRQVFDYLDIAGKNQQKSNHS from the coding sequence ATGAACTTTCATCACCAAAGCAAAGCGATACGAAACCATGATCAAGAAGCCAAGTTGTTTCGAAATCGAGCGATTGTTGCTTTTGTCGCTATGGTTGCTCTGCTTGGAGTACTTATTGCCAACCTTTATCGCTTAGAAGTAAAGCAAGTCGATTACTATAAAACCCGCGCTAATGACAATCGAATTCAGGTCTTGCCTATCGCTCCAACCCGAGGGTTAATTTACGATCGCAATGGCAAAATCTTAGCGAACAACTTTCCGGTTTACGTTTTACAAATGATTCCTGAAAAAGTTGAGGATTTGAATGCCTCTTTGGATAAGCTGGGGCAGTTGGTCTCGCTTTCTGATGCTCAACGAGAAAAAATTTACAGCCATCACGGTAAGCGTTTTAAACCTGTCATCGTCAAGAATGGCTTAACAGAACAAGAGGTTGCCCGATTCTCAGTCCATCAATATGAGCTGCCGGGCTTTTCTATTGATGTCGAGATGAAGCGAGATTACCCATATGGTGAGATACTGACTCATGTATTAGGCTATGTTGCACATATCAATGATCGTGATCTCAAGCAGCTAGATGAGAGTGGCGAGCTTGCGAACTACCGAGCAACGAAAACAATCGGCAAACTAGGTATTGAAAAGTACTATGAGCATCTACTTCATGGTCAGCAAGGGTATCAAGAGGTTGAAGTAAATAGTCGCGGCCGCATTATCCGCACCATTGAGTATGTCCCACCAGTTTCAGGTCAGGATTTGGTGCTGAACATTGATATCGATTTGCAGAAGTTTGTATTCGATAAGCTTGCTCATCGAGAAGGCAGTGCCGTGGTGCTGGACCCTCGTGACAATAGTGTTCTTGCTATGGCGTCTAGCCCAAGTTATGACCCTAACCTGTTTGTAGAGGGGATTTCGAGTAAGGCCTACAGTAAGCTGCTCAACGACCCATTTCATCCATTAGTCAACCGGGCAACTTTGGGGGTGTACCCTCCTGCCTCGACAGTCAAACCCTTTATGGCAGTGGCTGGGTTAAGTGAAGATATTATTGAGCCAGATACAGTTCGTAATGATCATGGTGCGTGGCGGATTCCGGGTACGACAAGACAAACTAAGGTGTGGCGAGATTGGAAACGTTGGGGGCACGGGCCTGTGAATGTCACGCTAGCGATTGAAGAGTCGGTTGATTCGTTTTTCTATCACATCGCGTATGAGCTAGGTATCGATCGTATTTCAGATTGGATGAATATGTTTGGTTTTGGTCGATTGACGGGGATTGATATACCGGAGGAGACGCGAGCCAATATGCCAACTCGAGAGTGGAAAGAGTCCCGTTATCGTCAGCCTTGGTACAAAGGCGACACCGTGCCTATCGGTATTGGGCAAGGTTACTGGACCGCGACGCCTTTGCAGATAGCTAAGGCGACCTCTGTATTAGTGAATCACGGTCAAGTCATTGCACCTCATTTGTTAAGAGCGACTTTAGCTCACGGTACACCATTTAGTGAAGAAAAGCCCAAATCAACCAAGGTCGATGACCAGATTAAAGGAGTGAGTGATAAAACCTGGGATATTGCGATGAACGCGATGCGACTGGTTAATTCTGGTAGTAGAGGTTCAGGGCGTAGAGCGTTTCGAGGAGCCGACTATTGTAGTGGTGGCAAATCGGGGACAGCTCAGGTGTTTGGTTTGAAGAAGGATCAGGTCTATAACTCCAAGGAGCTGAGTTATGATCTTCTTGATCATGGCTTATTTACTGCATTTGCACCTTGTGATCAGCCAAGATATGTCGCCACTGTGGTGATCGAACATGGTAATGGCGGCTCAAAAGTGGGGGCTCCTTTTGTACGTCAGGTATTTGATTACCTAGATATCGCAGGAAAAAACCAGCAGAAATCGAATCACTCGTAG
- a CDS encoding PhoX family protein, with the protein MRSVSDKKCDNQDSEFSQMIDARLSRRRFLAGTAAVSASAFLSLNPITKAFAAKNDSPLLNFEAVPASTADAFIVPKGYKATPLLSWGDPIFADAPEFDPSGKQDSKAQLRQFGDNTDGMSFYPISENRAVIAVNNEYTNYDLLFDHGGNAMTADDVLKAQAAHGVTVFEIVKSGDQWKLDKNGQRNRRITANTEMQLTGPAAGHDLMKTKLDPSGMKPLGTFNNCANGQTPWGTYLTCEENFNGYFGTSGSAEVSADHKRYGVKAAKSKYQWHDTDERFDVAKHPNEPHRFGWVVEIDPNDPSSTPLKRTALGRFKHENAALLINDNGHIVVYLGDDERGEHLYKFVSKNKYQPGNDKANRDLLEEGTLYVAKFEMDDKELKGKGQWLELTHGKNGLTKENGFKDQAEVMIFARRAATHVGATTMDRPEWVAVHPDNKHVFCTLTNNKHRGVKEGQPVGGPNPRKENHYGQIVRWVPQNGDHTSDGFEWDLYLIAGNPEVHKGNLYAGSDNINADNMFNSPDGIGFDAAGRLWIQTDGNYSNKGDFAGQGNNQMLCGDPMTGEVRRFLTGPIACEITGLTFSADNKTMFVGVQHPGESGAPSHFPAGGNSKPRSTIMAITREDGGVIGA; encoded by the coding sequence ATGCGTTCGGTTTCAGACAAGAAGTGTGACAATCAGGATTCTGAATTTAGCCAAATGATCGATGCACGTCTATCTCGTCGTCGATTTTTAGCGGGAACAGCAGCAGTAAGTGCGAGTGCTTTTCTTTCACTTAACCCAATTACTAAAGCTTTTGCAGCGAAAAATGATAGCCCGCTGCTTAACTTTGAAGCCGTACCAGCTTCAACTGCCGATGCGTTTATCGTGCCTAAAGGCTATAAAGCGACGCCACTCCTTTCTTGGGGTGATCCAATTTTCGCAGACGCACCAGAATTTGATCCAAGTGGTAAGCAAGATTCGAAAGCACAATTGCGCCAGTTTGGAGATAACACTGATGGAATGAGCTTCTACCCAATCAGTGAAAACCGCGCTGTAATTGCCGTAAACAACGAATATACAAACTATGATTTGTTGTTTGACCACGGTGGTAACGCCATGACTGCAGATGATGTGTTAAAAGCGCAAGCAGCACACGGCGTAACCGTATTTGAAATCGTTAAGTCTGGTGACCAGTGGAAGCTAGATAAAAACGGTCAGCGTAACCGCCGTATTACAGCAAATACCGAAATGCAGCTGACAGGCCCTGCCGCTGGTCATGACTTGATGAAAACCAAACTCGATCCATCAGGTATGAAGCCACTAGGCACGTTCAACAACTGTGCAAACGGTCAAACGCCTTGGGGAACTTACCTGACTTGTGAAGAGAACTTCAACGGTTACTTTGGTACTAGTGGTAGCGCTGAGGTGTCAGCTGATCACAAACGCTATGGTGTTAAAGCAGCTAAGAGCAAATATCAATGGCACGATACTGACGAACGATTTGATGTTGCTAAGCATCCAAATGAACCACACCGTTTTGGTTGGGTGGTTGAAATCGACCCTAACGACCCAAGCTCAACGCCACTTAAGCGCACTGCATTAGGTCGCTTTAAGCATGAAAATGCTGCCCTGCTAATCAATGACAACGGTCATATTGTGGTGTATTTAGGTGACGATGAGCGTGGCGAGCACTTATACAAGTTTGTCTCTAAGAACAAGTACCAACCAGGGAACGACAAAGCGAATCGCGATCTATTAGAAGAGGGCACTCTGTACGTGGCTAAGTTCGAAATGGATGACAAGGAACTTAAGGGCAAAGGCCAGTGGCTAGAGCTGACGCATGGCAAAAATGGTCTAACTAAAGAGAACGGCTTTAAAGATCAAGCAGAGGTGATGATCTTTGCGCGCCGCGCGGCTACGCATGTTGGCGCAACGACGATGGACCGCCCTGAGTGGGTTGCGGTTCACCCTGATAACAAACATGTGTTCTGTACCTTGACCAATAATAAACATCGCGGTGTAAAAGAAGGTCAACCTGTTGGTGGTCCTAACCCACGCAAAGAAAACCACTACGGCCAGATTGTGCGTTGGGTACCACAAAATGGTGACCATACAAGTGATGGTTTTGAGTGGGATCTGTACCTGATTGCTGGCAACCCAGAAGTGCATAAAGGTAACTTGTACGCAGGCAGTGATAACATCAACGCTGATAACATGTTTAACAGCCCAGATGGCATTGGTTTTGATGCGGCAGGACGCCTATGGATTCAAACCGATGGTAACTACTCGAACAAAGGTGACTTTGCCGGCCAAGGCAACAACCAGATGTTGTGTGGTGACCCAATGACGGGTGAAGTGCGCCGTTTCCTAACAGGCCCTATTGCTTGTGAGATTACTGGACTTACCTTCTCAGCGGATAACAAAACTATGTTTGTTGGTGTTCAGCACCCAGGTGAAAGTGGGGCACCTTCGCATTTCCCTGCTGGTGGTAACAGCAAACCGCGCTCTACTATCATGGCGATTACGCGCGAAGATGGCGGTGTAATCGGCGCATAA
- a CDS encoding arginase family protein, with amino-acid sequence MFGLFRRNKTQSVTGVLSHRLVLLSVSERLKPMKQVDFEMADQSLEEMYDWVSELEGHCWINGGHYNLEAQPVGKYQLHLSRFLGSEALPIVLTNHSETVLYTLPLIHSPRRELGIIHIGRQFEIKASLEPDQGSAFHFALSRYNECRLFCLGIDQASQDERTWEYAEDLGCDWMTLAECSFSYRLQVKQQLANYLAHCDDVIVNIDLSCLYPVSRLERGSALDVQMVNRMIRQLLISGKVRQVQLVGYKDKHLYSKQTQSILHELTQMFPSNNRAA; translated from the coding sequence ATGTTCGGGCTATTTCGACGCAATAAAACGCAAAGTGTTACAGGTGTTTTGTCCCATCGTTTGGTATTGCTGAGCGTTAGTGAGCGCTTGAAGCCAATGAAACAAGTGGATTTCGAAATGGCCGATCAAAGCTTAGAAGAGATGTACGATTGGGTCTCTGAGCTAGAAGGGCACTGTTGGATAAACGGTGGTCATTACAACCTTGAGGCACAACCCGTCGGCAAGTATCAACTTCATTTAAGTCGTTTTCTTGGCTCTGAAGCTCTGCCCATTGTGTTAACGAACCACAGTGAAACGGTGCTGTACACCTTACCTCTTATCCACTCGCCTCGGCGTGAGCTCGGCATCATACATATTGGTCGGCAATTTGAGATTAAAGCTTCTCTTGAACCAGACCAAGGGAGCGCTTTTCATTTCGCTTTATCTCGTTATAACGAATGTCGCCTGTTCTGTTTGGGCATCGATCAAGCGAGCCAAGATGAAAGGACGTGGGAGTATGCCGAAGATCTTGGTTGTGACTGGATGACATTGGCAGAATGCAGCTTCAGTTACCGATTGCAGGTCAAACAGCAGCTAGCCAATTATTTAGCTCACTGTGATGATGTTATCGTCAATATTGATCTCTCTTGTCTCTATCCGGTATCGCGTTTAGAGAGAGGCTCCGCACTGGATGTTCAAATGGTCAATCGAATGATCCGCCAGCTGTTGATTTCCGGTAAGGTTCGTCAGGTACAGCTGGTCGGGTATAAAGATAAACACCTTTATTCAAAGCAAACTCAAAGCATTTTGCATGAATTGACGCAGATGTTTCCATCGAATAATCGAGCGGCTTAG
- a CDS encoding IclR family transcriptional regulator: protein MKQNSGQVNEKVLQLLMQVAVNEEPVTAKQLSEQLGTPISSLYRHLKLLREWNLIEESPNDKTLIIGPAALLLMRSYETSQHDLDTVDSVLNRLQKQTNEMAAYMVLVGYRALCVSRKESMQALRCSYVQGQSQPLLRGASSKVMLAYMPAARCEKILRYFGQQQQLEQWQQELEQIRNQGYALSTSEIDPGVSGISAPVMKGSKLVGAISVMAPAHRVQMNQQRIILHVLQAARALPPER from the coding sequence ATGAAGCAAAATAGTGGGCAAGTAAACGAAAAGGTTCTTCAGCTACTTATGCAAGTGGCGGTGAATGAAGAGCCGGTGACAGCGAAACAACTTAGTGAGCAGTTAGGTACGCCTATCAGTAGCCTTTATCGACACCTAAAGCTACTGCGGGAATGGAACTTGATCGAAGAGAGTCCAAATGACAAAACCTTGATCATCGGTCCGGCAGCGTTACTGCTTATGCGTAGTTACGAAACCAGCCAGCATGATTTAGATACCGTCGATTCAGTACTCAATCGTTTGCAAAAACAGACCAATGAAATGGCGGCATACATGGTGCTGGTTGGTTATCGAGCACTTTGTGTCAGTCGCAAAGAGAGTATGCAGGCGCTTCGTTGCAGCTACGTCCAGGGTCAAAGTCAACCTCTGTTGCGAGGCGCCTCATCGAAAGTGATGTTGGCTTATATGCCTGCAGCAAGATGCGAAAAGATCCTGCGTTACTTTGGTCAGCAACAACAATTGGAACAGTGGCAACAAGAGTTAGAGCAGATTCGTAATCAGGGTTATGCGCTTAGTACCTCTGAGATTGACCCTGGTGTTTCTGGGATCAGCGCGCCAGTGATGAAAGGTTCGAAGTTAGTTGGCGCAATTTCGGTGATGGCACCTGCACATCGAGTTCAAATGAATCAACAGAGGATTATTCTTCACGTTCTTCAAGCAGCGAGGGCATTGCCCCCAGAAAGGTAA
- a CDS encoding efflux RND transporter periplasmic adaptor subunit, producing the protein MNKLALSFGLTLTLAPTLFFSCQLSQAKSSANSTAYMVQLPIERKATKLIALEGEFKPSKYTQILAENSGKIANIYVQDGDYVEKGQPLLDFDATLAALAVKTAQNEYQMATRNIIELTRTTSEDDPRFESAVSAVEATRKNLLIAQQDHEATTMYAPFSGTLGQFHLNAGNYVNEGELITELVATDTVELHFTASPQVLNVFRKVLNNYPDRLQASVVSQEGDYIDGKLRYVDSKLTNQSQELSAYAVFDNQNGEHLIGSKTAFYLNSPQQEPQLFVPASSIHTNDGIPTLFVLDDKRVVRPKQVTIAKIKESYTGYVPIKSGLEANDFVLTTPEAPELVGKKIDPMVDLVNQLNEILNRQS; encoded by the coding sequence ATGAACAAGCTCGCCCTATCATTTGGCCTTACCCTAACACTTGCTCCAACACTGTTTTTCAGCTGCCAGCTTTCTCAAGCAAAATCGTCAGCTAACTCGACCGCTTACATGGTTCAATTACCTATTGAACGAAAAGCGACTAAATTGATCGCGTTGGAAGGCGAATTTAAACCTTCCAAGTACACACAGATTCTGGCGGAAAACAGCGGAAAAATTGCCAACATCTATGTCCAAGATGGCGATTACGTTGAAAAAGGTCAGCCATTGCTCGACTTCGATGCCACCTTAGCCGCTCTCGCAGTAAAGACTGCTCAAAACGAATATCAAATGGCAACTCGAAACATCATCGAACTTACTCGTACCACTAGTGAGGATGACCCTAGGTTTGAAAGTGCAGTCAGTGCGGTGGAGGCGACCAGAAAAAACTTACTGATCGCCCAGCAAGATCATGAAGCGACCACCATGTACGCGCCATTCTCAGGCACACTGGGCCAATTCCATTTGAATGCAGGCAATTACGTGAATGAAGGTGAGCTGATCACTGAATTGGTCGCGACCGATACCGTAGAGCTGCACTTTACCGCGTCTCCTCAGGTACTGAACGTCTTTCGCAAGGTGTTGAACAACTACCCTGACCGCTTACAGGCTTCCGTTGTCAGTCAGGAAGGCGATTATATTGATGGCAAGTTGCGCTATGTTGATTCGAAGCTCACTAACCAAAGTCAAGAACTCAGCGCTTATGCGGTTTTCGACAACCAAAATGGCGAGCATTTGATCGGCTCAAAGACCGCATTCTATTTGAACAGCCCTCAGCAAGAGCCTCAGCTATTTGTGCCTGCCTCCTCTATCCATACTAATGATGGGATTCCAACCCTGTTTGTCTTGGATGATAAACGTGTAGTAAGGCCAAAGCAGGTGACAATCGCAAAAATCAAAGAGAGCTACACGGGTTATGTTCCGATCAAATCGGGATTGGAAGCCAATGACTTCGTGCTGACTACCCCAGAAGCCCCAGAGCTGGTCGGTAAGAAAATCGACCCAATGGTTGATCTTGTTAATCAGCTCAATGAGATACTCAATCGCCAATCTTGA
- a CDS encoding TetR/AcrR family transcriptional regulator — MDKRNQRSERTKLSIILAAIECYKEMGVKGASLELIAKKANSTKPTVYSHFGSKENLYKAVVEYIMEEEKLNHALPDFNPAIGIRQQLIDIFTQQLEHVMQCEKRRLLVAITIEAMCQGKCHLNEVESIKACPMETWLEEAIRHGTLPPQNTSELATNLWALVKGRTFFPVFLGMAPNDATERQVNLESAIDFFLGCQGIKLKIPNQ; from the coding sequence ATGGACAAACGAAACCAACGCAGCGAGAGAACCAAGCTCAGCATCATTTTGGCTGCGATTGAGTGCTACAAGGAAATGGGCGTAAAAGGCGCCTCGTTAGAGCTCATTGCGAAAAAAGCGAATTCGACAAAGCCGACTGTCTACTCTCATTTTGGTTCTAAAGAGAACCTGTATAAAGCCGTTGTTGAGTACATCATGGAAGAGGAGAAGCTCAATCACGCTTTACCTGATTTCAATCCAGCTATCGGTATTCGCCAGCAACTGATCGACATTTTTACCCAGCAGCTTGAACATGTCATGCAATGTGAAAAGCGACGTCTACTTGTTGCTATTACCATTGAAGCCATGTGTCAGGGAAAATGCCATCTCAATGAGGTCGAGAGTATTAAAGCTTGCCCGATGGAAACCTGGCTTGAAGAAGCAATCCGTCACGGTACTTTACCGCCACAGAACACATCAGAACTGGCCACTAACCTTTGGGCGTTAGTTAAAGGGAGAACCTTCTTCCCCGTCTTCCTCGGTATGGCGCCCAATGACGCAACCGAACGCCAAGTCAATTTAGAATCTGCGATAGACTTCTTTCTTGGCTGCCAAGGCATAAAATTAAAGATCCCGAACCAGTGA
- a CDS encoding linear amide C-N hydrolase yields MKTFTKSKTAIAMIIAATTTFGALSVANACTTAVYHNGDVSLSSRSMDWFGHDEAEVIGAGKGIKATYAASDNPVTSTSKFATMKIKSFHGASDDMNKALVAEAMNEKGLEARILYLGRDYTAFPEGTAETPDVSALQVPNWASDNFSTVAEVLEAIENGHVDIIEAELCNLPGKEGHCTQAPVHYQFADRTGDMAVVEFVQGELKVYRGKTAEVLTNNPELSVHLEFSANGKKSDGSIHPIDRRLRGKEIIADMYSRNVTDNDSAKNAMRAVANSTFAGYEQLDHSLESPDVFPTLWTVHTDRNAGEWVLDRYDTWTPEMYNFEMFDVSSPKSVSLGIHPKNK; encoded by the coding sequence ATGAAAACATTCACTAAGTCAAAAACAGCCATCGCCATGATTATTGCGGCAACAACAACGTTTGGAGCACTAAGTGTGGCAAACGCATGTACTACAGCCGTTTATCATAATGGTGACGTGTCCTTATCATCACGCTCTATGGATTGGTTTGGCCACGATGAAGCTGAGGTGATTGGTGCAGGCAAAGGAATCAAGGCCACATACGCAGCATCAGATAATCCAGTTACTTCGACTTCTAAATTTGCAACAATGAAAATTAAGTCATTCCACGGTGCAAGTGATGACATGAATAAAGCCTTAGTTGCTGAAGCAATGAACGAAAAAGGTCTCGAAGCGCGAATTCTTTATTTGGGGCGCGACTACACTGCATTCCCAGAAGGTACAGCTGAGACACCCGATGTATCGGCATTACAAGTACCGAACTGGGCTTCAGATAACTTTTCAACGGTAGCAGAGGTTCTTGAGGCGATAGAAAACGGGCATGTTGACATCATCGAAGCCGAACTGTGCAACTTACCTGGTAAAGAAGGTCACTGTACCCAAGCCCCAGTGCACTACCAATTTGCTGACCGCACCGGCGACATGGCCGTTGTCGAATTTGTCCAAGGTGAGCTTAAGGTATATCGCGGAAAAACCGCTGAGGTTTTGACTAATAATCCTGAACTTTCTGTGCACCTCGAGTTTAGTGCCAACGGTAAGAAATCAGATGGTTCAATTCACCCAATTGACCGACGCTTAAGAGGTAAAGAAATCATTGCAGACATGTACTCTCGAAATGTGACGGATAATGATAGCGCAAAAAACGCAATGCGCGCGGTAGCTAACAGTACATTCGCAGGGTATGAGCAACTTGACCATAGTTTAGAGAGCCCAGATGTGTTCCCAACATTATGGACAGTACATACAGATCGTAATGCAGGCGAGTGGGTATTGGATCGATACGATACTTGGACACCTGAAATGTACAACTTTGAAATGTTCGACGTAAGCTCGCCTAAGTCTGTTTCTCTTGGAATTCATCCAAAAAACAAGTAA
- a CDS encoding MarR family winged helix-turn-helix transcriptional regulator, producing MQPNRVITLNKPKRPVSGLIAMLYRQELKYVSHLLEKCDVSFSQLPFVTCLYKNPGITQEALSRKVEVDKAMCSRVLKQLEQKGLVARKISPQDARAKLIYPTDQLIAKKRDLLRIIKEWNDILTQGLTNEEIETVKRVNQKMIENVQRKFVQ from the coding sequence GTGCAACCAAATAGAGTGATTACATTGAACAAGCCTAAGCGTCCTGTTAGTGGTCTTATTGCTATGCTATACCGTCAAGAGCTAAAGTACGTTAGCCACTTATTGGAGAAGTGTGACGTCTCTTTTTCCCAGTTACCATTTGTTACTTGCCTTTACAAAAATCCAGGAATCACTCAAGAGGCGCTATCACGAAAAGTTGAAGTGGATAAAGCAATGTGCAGCCGTGTACTTAAACAACTGGAGCAAAAAGGCTTAGTGGCCAGAAAAATCTCACCTCAAGATGCTCGAGCCAAGTTAATCTATCCAACCGACCAACTAATCGCAAAAAAAAGAGACTTATTGCGTATCATAAAAGAGTGGAATGATATCTTGACACAAGGCCTAACTAATGAAGAAATTGAGACAGTTAAACGGGTTAATCAAAAGATGATTGAGAACGTACAGCGTAAGTTTGTTCAGTAA
- a CDS encoding amidohydrolase — protein sequence MTNTNNSRSLLAIACLSAIVSTQSYASDDATAYINGKIYTGEVSVPIVDSVIIEDGLFTYVGNAPEVDSNSVRIVDLKGQVVVPGLYDSHIHPIGAGEKLLFECSFPQSATLDEIFSAVEHCSKTIPEGSWIIGGSWSADIMDSASAVNLKKLDLASKGRPVVLTDFSHHNSWANSAAMKEAGIDKDYAKEYQDLVILDDNGELTGFFVEQSQDALRNAMPTRTVKDYAKAAKRAVSELNKYGIIGVKDSYVFDNEYKAWKQLDDSGELTAHVALSWGWPSGKTTEDKAEKFKAMVKPSSGHLDTMYAKISLDGIPPTHTAAMLEPYSDSEKEALGKLKYSEKVLAKDLLWLDRNGYTTQIHAVGDRAARTVLNAVESIRKIEGNKTLRHEIAHACIVEPTDLGRFSDLGVIPNFSPVFWYPSPIQDGLEKVIGKERGTRNCAMKSLTENGSRPTGGSDWPVSESVNPWKAMEAMVTRKDPNGLRENETLWPEERVTIKDALTMYTINGALAQRAEAHRGSIKVGKSADMVIINQDIFNVEPSAIGETEVVETIFEGYSIYKIN from the coding sequence ATGACTAATACGAACAACAGCCGTTCGCTCCTTGCCATCGCATGTTTATCGGCTATCGTCAGCACACAGAGCTATGCATCTGATGATGCGACCGCTTATATCAACGGAAAAATTTATACCGGGGAAGTAAGCGTACCGATTGTAGACTCAGTGATTATTGAAGATGGACTGTTTACCTACGTAGGAAACGCACCTGAAGTGGATTCTAACTCGGTCCGTATTGTGGATCTCAAGGGTCAAGTGGTTGTTCCGGGTCTTTACGATAGCCACATTCATCCAATCGGAGCGGGGGAGAAGTTACTTTTCGAATGTTCTTTTCCTCAGTCAGCAACTCTTGATGAAATATTTTCGGCTGTAGAACATTGTAGTAAAACAATACCTGAAGGTAGTTGGATTATTGGAGGGAGTTGGTCTGCAGATATAATGGACTCTGCAAGTGCCGTGAACCTTAAAAAACTGGATCTTGCCTCTAAAGGTCGTCCCGTTGTTCTAACAGATTTTAGTCACCATAACTCGTGGGCAAACAGCGCGGCTATGAAGGAAGCGGGGATCGATAAAGACTACGCTAAAGAGTACCAAGATCTTGTTATTCTTGATGACAATGGTGAACTAACGGGCTTTTTTGTTGAGCAATCTCAGGATGCACTGCGTAACGCTATGCCGACAAGAACGGTAAAAGACTATGCGAAAGCCGCAAAGCGCGCGGTATCGGAATTGAACAAATACGGAATTATTGGAGTTAAAGACTCCTACGTTTTTGACAATGAATATAAGGCATGGAAGCAATTAGATGACAGTGGAGAATTAACGGCCCATGTTGCACTCTCTTGGGGGTGGCCATCAGGTAAAACGACCGAGGATAAGGCTGAAAAGTTCAAGGCGATGGTAAAACCAAGTTCCGGCCACTTAGACACTATGTATGCGAAAATAAGCTTGGATGGAATTCCTCCAACGCATACGGCAGCAATGCTTGAGCCGTACAGTGATAGCGAAAAAGAAGCTTTGGGAAAATTGAAATACTCAGAGAAGGTGTTGGCAAAAGATCTACTTTGGCTTGATAGGAATGGGTATACAACTCAGATCCACGCTGTTGGTGATCGTGCAGCAAGAACCGTGTTAAATGCAGTAGAAAGTATTAGAAAAATCGAAGGGAATAAAACGTTACGCCATGAAATAGCGCACGCGTGTATTGTTGAGCCAACAGATCTCGGCAGATTCTCCGATCTCGGTGTCATCCCTAATTTTTCGCCAGTATTCTGGTATCCAAGCCCTATTCAGGATGGGTTAGAAAAGGTTATAGGAAAAGAGAGAGGCACTAGAAACTGTGCAATGAAATCTTTAACAGAAAATGGAAGCCGTCCTACGGGTGGCTCAGACTGGCCAGTATCTGAAAGCGTCAATCCATGGAAAGCAATGGAAGCTATGGTGACAAGAAAAGACCCTAACGGTTTAAGAGAGAACGAAACGCTATGGCCGGAGGAGCGAGTCACTATAAAAGACGCTCTTACAATGTACACCATTAATGGTGCTCTGGCTCAGAGAGCTGAGGCTCACAGGGGCTCTATTAAAGTTGGGAAATCAGCCGATATGGTTATCATCAACCAAGACATTTTTAATGTTGAACCGAGTGCTATAGGCGAAACGGAGGTGGTTGAAACCATCTTTGAAGGCTATTCAATTTACAAAATTAACTAG
- a CDS encoding GNAT family N-acetyltransferase, protein MLNFVANVALAAKVETYMKITFKELENSDIHDLIEPMTKVFNDDAKQFQGKEAGGPPGYDDGSFLGKWGIDNPDSRAFTVCIDEKSVGAFIIWWNERGVSTLGNIFVDPKYQNRGIGLATWKYVESNFPTKKWCLETALFPNSSSIKNAPNMTNC, encoded by the coding sequence ATGCTGAATTTTGTTGCGAATGTGGCGTTAGCTGCCAAGGTAGAGACGTATATGAAGATTACATTCAAGGAACTTGAAAACTCCGATATTCATGATTTGATTGAACCTATGACTAAAGTGTTCAATGATGATGCAAAGCAATTCCAAGGCAAAGAAGCGGGTGGGCCACCTGGTTATGATGATGGTTCATTTCTTGGAAAATGGGGTATTGACAATCCAGACTCTCGCGCTTTCACCGTTTGCATTGATGAAAAGTCAGTTGGAGCCTTTATCATTTGGTGGAACGAGCGTGGTGTAAGTACATTAGGCAATATTTTCGTTGACCCGAAATATCAAAATCGCGGTATTGGTCTCGCTACTTGGAAATATGTAGAAAGCAACTTTCCGACTAAAAAATGGTGCCTTGAAACGGCTTTGTTTCCTAATTCGAGTTCAATTAAGAACGCTCCTAACATGACTAATTGTTAG